A single genomic interval of Candidatus Anstonellales archaeon harbors:
- the ftsZ gene encoding cell division protein FtsZ has product MDEIKVSDLPKDIIVSKEDEELLKFIEQSRPKIYVIGTGGSGCNTLNRMYQLGIEGVRFVALNTDVQHLVRVRADKKILLGKKTTRGMGAGSNPKVGEEATKESEEEVAAAIADANLVFVTCGLGGGTGTGSAHIIAKKARDNGALVVSIVTLPFSSEGKQRMDNAIEGLEKLRKNSDTVIVIPNDKLLGIASDLPLNMAFRISDEVLASSVKGIAELVTKAGLVNLDFADLRTILSNAGCAVVGMGESTIETKADQRAMLAVETALNSPLLDVNISQADKALINVIGGEDMTLKEAELIVSEVSRRISPTSHIIWGARIEKSSKKSSIRVLVVIAGAKFPDYTSKKVDVETPEDRLKMQEMELELDLIN; this is encoded by the coding sequence ATGGATGAGATAAAAGTAAGCGACCTACCAAAAGATATTATAGTTTCAAAGGAAGACGAGGAACTGTTGAAGTTTATAGAGCAGTCACGCCCAAAAATATATGTAATTGGAACTGGGGGGAGTGGTTGCAACACCCTCAACAGGATGTATCAGCTTGGAATTGAAGGGGTGCGATTTGTTGCTCTCAACACAGATGTACAGCACCTCGTTAGAGTGCGTGCTGACAAAAAGATTCTTCTGGGGAAAAAAACTACTCGAGGGATGGGTGCAGGAAGCAATCCAAAAGTAGGAGAAGAAGCTACAAAAGAGAGTGAGGAGGAGGTGGCCGCAGCTATTGCTGACGCAAATTTGGTGTTCGTTACGTGTGGTCTTGGTGGGGGAACCGGAACTGGGTCTGCACATATCATCGCAAAAAAAGCCCGTGATAATGGAGCTCTTGTAGTTTCAATAGTAACTCTTCCCTTTTCTTCGGAAGGGAAGCAGAGAATGGACAATGCCATCGAAGGATTGGAAAAACTAAGAAAAAATTCCGACACTGTTATTGTTATCCCAAATGATAAGCTTCTCGGAATTGCATCCGATCTTCCGCTTAATATGGCATTCAGAATTTCAGACGAAGTACTTGCCAGCTCAGTCAAGGGGATTGCTGAGCTTGTCACTAAAGCAGGGCTTGTCAATTTGGATTTTGCTGACCTTCGCACTATACTTTCAAATGCAGGATGCGCTGTTGTAGGAATGGGAGAATCAACCATTGAAACCAAGGCTGACCAGCGGGCTATGCTAGCAGTTGAAACCGCACTCAACTCTCCCCTTCTTGATGTAAACATCTCTCAAGCCGATAAGGCTCTTATAAATGTGATTGGAGGGGAGGATATGACATTAAAGGAAGCTGAGCTTATAGTATCTGAAGTATCTAGGCGGATAAGTCCAACTTCACATATAATATGGGGAGCTCGCATTGAAAAAAGCTCAAAGAAGTCTTCTATAAGAGTATTGGTGGTCATTGCAGGAGCAAAGTTTCCAGATTATACATCAAAGAAAGTTGATGTTGAGACTCCCGAAGACAGGTTGAAGATGCAAGAGATGGAACTTGAACTTGACTTAATAAACTAA